One Antennarius striatus isolate MH-2024 chromosome 9, ASM4005453v1, whole genome shotgun sequence genomic window, CTGTAAGTAAGACTTATTTGATTTATAttggaagataaaaaaaataagtaaccTTAAACATTCCTATGAGGCGTTCAAAGACAAACTGACAGAACAGTGTCGTCCAACCTGTTTTTAGCTTGGAATGTGTTCATGATGGCGGAAAATCAGCTTGTTGTATTGCAAATTGCAAATCAATACAACAATCAAaacctttttattgttttattctgaaatatttatctgaatttgccagttttagtttttattctcCAAACATCTGAGGCAGGAAAAGGTAAATCCAAAATATGTTACGTCAgtgaagagaggaaagaagatTCAAGATGGAAAACAAGCTGCAGAGAATATGTTAAAAGTAAATGTTGTACGTCTGCTAAAGTATTGATGATAACACAGGTAAAATATTAGGACAATGCATGACTTCAttataaaaaaacccccacaaataCAGGTGAGCAAGATTTCTTTCAAATGTTGTTTACTCACTCACAGCAGCAGAGCATTATGGGTATCAAATGGGTATTAAAGCCAGAGGAAATATCCCAAACATCTTATTCTCGTCATCTTTCTCATCACAACAAAGTCAACACAGTCGACAACATAAAATTATATACTGTGGAAGGAAATAGTGCGACTTGTTTTTTCCATAAACGGAGTTGGCAGTTAACAGTCCAAGGCCTTTTCTGGCACTGATCGGCAAATCTCAGTCTAGACTTTGCTTTGCATTTGAAACATCTATCGGTATGGTGAGTTTTtggggaggaagagaaaaatcaGTTGATGTAAGTTCAATTTTTCATGTTCAACCAACTGTTTTTTAGAGAATACAAATGTAATTTGTTACTTCCTGTATTTTACAAATCATTTCTTGCAGAGGAAATGGATTAGTGAATTATTTTTGCATGATTCACTTAAATTACTAACATTGCTTTAAAAAATCCAACATAGTGTGAATCAATGTGAATTTTTATTGCATAACAGAATGACAGTGAAAATAGTTTGTCgacaaaaaaggttaaaaaaaataaaaataatagatgTTGGAAAGGTTGAGTCACACCAGGGGCGTTTTTTTAGTGAACTTTCATTGACTCAGAAGTCTTACTTACATATGGGCATTGACTTGACAGGGAAAGGGcttgcattatgggtaatgtagGAATCAGTGGAATATGCCACCATGCTATGGACTTAAAGTCAGGATGTCCTTTCAGTTTGATcttctattttaaaaccttttcatgtGAGTCATCAAATGTGACGGACGGGTATTACCAAACAGCTGGGGATTCCCTTTTAAtgattaatgtaaaaaaataaataaaaaaaatagaagaacataGCAGGTATTATCATTTAATAGTCACAGTACATAACCAGACGTCTTCTGGCTTGTAAACGTAGCCTCTGATTTGACGTAGTTCACACAAGTTAGAGGTATATTTactcacttcctgttaaaacagtgttcagtaaaaaatatgtgaatgtgtgacaaatatttttccttcgtttaatttaatattttatgagcTCCTGCTGCAGGGTATTTACTGTACATCCTTTCACGTTCaatatatatgttattcatATGTTATTGACACCATTATTTTTAAGTTACACTATTAATGTGCTTTAACATTACATCATAGAATAAGCATGTCTTTGAATAGCACAACAAATTGGCTAGTCAGCATCTTTCTGATGCAACCCGGTGAGACTAAAGCATCATTTTCTCCGGTACAGTGACGCTACGACTTCCCAAAGACCCCGGTGATCAGTGTCCTGTGGTCCTTCAGTACGATTTGAACGCACACACTCGTACAAATACACATTGTCTAAAACAGATTACACTTTGACCACTTGCTTACAAATATGCTGCACTTTAGGTCTGCATTTTCCAGAAAATAGCTGGACCCCATTCCATGTGGAAAGATTCCCAAAAATCTGAACACATTCTAcagtaaaatggaaaaaatgcggatttttttttcagaactaCACAATGATCCATTAGAATTCAGGTGAACCTGACTTGACATCATATCTTATTTATTAGGAGAGGCTATTGACTCACAGTACATATTAAACACAATTATTTGGAAACAAGTCGCTGATGTGCGTTCCATTTGTCGGCCTCGGTCGGTTATCTTCTTGGGATGTAAGTAACCAAGGTAACGAGAGACGAGGTTTGCTCTcagctgacagacacacataaatataagaAAACAATGACACCCCCGTTACTCCTTGCCCTGATGCTTCGACCGGCAGCAGACACAGTGACAGATGCAGAACGAATAGTGAGACCGACAATAGTGAAGTTGACAACAGAGCACCATCACAAAGAAGCAATGGAAACACAGGACGTAGCTGGTTAACGCTGCACGCTTAAGAGTATGTGCTACAACTCAGTGTAaagaatttatttcaaattgtccagtgggaaaagaaaaagagttcATCCAAATGATGGCAGGTGAAGGGGCATCCCATCTAAGAGGGGGCAGCAGGATTGGAGTGTACCGGGATGGAGTGGGACATTATATGTGACAGATCTTGAGGCAATAAGAGGAGTCGTACGAATTAGGGAAATCCGGTAGAGGTTATTACAGTTCATGGGTCAGAGGATGTGTCGGGGTCGCCACTGCGTCTCGCGTAGCCGAGGAATCAGGGAAGGATCGCGATTCATTTGGCTTTGATTTCCGTGTAGTTGCCGCCGTCATCCCCCCTCCCTGAGGCTCCCTCCCTGGATCTGGCCCCCATGAATTCCAGCGTAGCGTAATTCAGCTCTTGCCTCTCCAGTCTTGCCATAGAGCCCACAGGTTGATAATCCCCGTCTTCTCCCTGCTGACAGAAGGACGGATCAGCAGCACAAAATCAATGACAAGGTCCCGGTGGCGACTCGGATGAGACAGGAGAGCAAACAGACACCGTAAAGAAGATGTTAGCGGTTACTAACGATGATATGGAGATGTTTCCTGTTAGTTTGGCGGGTGGTGTTAGCAGTGGCATAGCCATGCAGAAGGTAGTTCTGGAAGCAAACGGCAGCGTACGAGACACAGAAGCTGATGTGCAAGGAGATGCGTCTGCCGCTGAGGCTTGTGTTGCTGGTTTTTTTATGGGGATTTGTTGAGGAACCTTACCGTAGTCTCCTCTAGAATGGAGTTAAACTTTGAGCCCAACAGCTCTGTCTTAAGCTGTGCAGGAGTTaggggagagaaaaacagacagaaacgcAGAGAAGCGATGAAAGCAAGAGAAAACAGTGTTTGGAAAGGTCATGGTTGGGCTAATGGACTGCTAGTGGGAAGGTTTTCCTTCTTTTAGGTcaaaaatggggggggggtgtcatttCCAACTTGTTGCATCACACAAACGATAACCCCAAACAGAATGGACATCCAACCCATCCTTCATTATCAGCGTGTCTCACCACTTTCTTCCTCAGATTATGTTTGTCCTTCTTGACTGCGCTGTAGTACAAAGCTGGGTTCTCCAGGACCACGTCCTGCCTAGGGTTGCCATTCTCtctggggggggaggggacggagtcacatgatcagacTCGGTCTCGACCGCCGCTAAGGCGGGACGAAACACCAAGCCTGGGCATCCATTTTAAAACAACACGCTGTGTGAGGTTATGCTGGAGGCCATCTGTCGGCGTGAGTGGTGTGGTTACTTTATGGGTTTAGTCGCTGAGTTCACGCCGACTTCAGGGGTGACTGGTCAGAGGGAGCGTGGACATTTTTTTGAGGAACTAAATAGCCTTGCGGCTAAAATAAAAGCTCCTGGTTGTATTTAGTGTAGCAGGTCAAGGATACAGAAGCAGCGTCAGATCAAATCGTGAGGTTAGTCCAACTTTCTAAACCCCACGACACCAGGCAGCCCATTTGGATCTCCAAGGACTTTTGGCACAACtccagataaataaaaatgctctGGAGAAATGTTTCTCCACGTCCACACCAATTCCACATTCACTCAGTTCAGCTGGGAGTTTTAGAATGGATGACAAGGCTTAAAGAGTTTCTGTGGATTACAGTAAATGCTTAGTGAGGTAAATGACTACTTCCATTAGTTTGGGATTCGTACTCACTTCTTGTTGTTGTGGCCCACGTATCTCACCGCTGCAATGATGAAAGCGATGACCGCCACTCCTCCAATGGTACCGACGATGACTGCCATCATGTACTTTTCTGAAAAGGAGATCAGAACCAAAGATGAGGGCACAAGACTTGATGATTGGTCAATATATGCAATAATGAGACCAAAACCACAAGAAGGAGGTAACTGCAAAAGGAAAAGTAGCACAGTTAGCTGGTTAGCAGCTAATGGGGATGCTAAGTGACATGTCAAACCTAGTATCTCAGTCCGCTTTGTTAATTCTACTTCAGTCCTGGTTGGATCAGAAACGAGGTTTGCTTTGATTATTCTTCCCTAAggacaaaatttaaattcactTCTGTAACCTTGGTCACAAAACCAGGTGGAAAGTAAGCATGAGTTGCTATATCACACTGagatgtggggaaaaaatgactTTCTCTGCAAAAATGTTCATTTGGTGTGAAAGTCCTGTTGCAACAGTCTCCTCTGACATTCCACCCACATCCATCTGTTCCTGCTTAACATATACATGTTTAAATCCAAACTTAACTGAGATATACTTTCACTTCAGACGGATATCACTGTCGCAGTCAGAGCAATTTAAGAAAGTAAGACTAAAGACAAAACAGACTAAATCAAACACCACTGGTTCCAAAACTCCAATATTTGATcttaatttctattttaattttcaatccTTTCCTAAATCAACTTCACTCACACTCAGACCGTATCCCTGAAAGGACGGGTATGGAAAAGCAGAATCTAAATCAGaatcgggttttttttttataaatcccAACGATGCCCAACCCTGATGAAGGCTCGCTCAGGCTTGACTCactctcctgctgcagctccagctgaaCGCTCTCTCGTCCGTGCATGTTGGAGATACTGCAGTGAACGTTGACGGCGGGGCCGTTGTCGACCCTCTCGCCTTTCTCCCGCAGCTTGATCATGCCTGTGGAGGTGTGTCCATCTGTGTGCGTGTAGAAGTTGTACCGGCCATCTGTCTCGTTGATGGTGACGTTCAAGTCTGGCAGGTAGAACTCGATGGTGGGCTCAGGGTTTCCTGTGGCCATGCAGACGCACTGGACCCCCTCCCTCACCACCGTGCACTTGGACTCCTCCAAAAAGACAGGAGCATCTATTTGAGGAAGCAGAGTTGAAATCGATAAAAGCTGAATATTATAATTCAGTTCCCAAGTTTTTGGACACGCAGACCAGTGAGGTACTCACACTCCACGGTGATGTTTAGGGAGCTGCTGGCTTTTCCGTGCTCGTTCTCAGCCAGGCAGCGGTACTGCCCGTCTCCCTGCGGTGTGATCTCTACGATCTCCAGCACCGACAGCTCATCAGCTGTGATGGTGCCCACCAGCTCCCCATCCTTCAGCCAGGTGAGGGTGGGGGCCGGGCTGCCCTGGGTGCTACAGTGCAGGGCCAGAGAGGTTCCCTCCTGAACGGTAATGGAGTCATTTACAGCGGGCTCACGGGGAGGGTCTGCAAGGAAATTCAATGCTTTTTTAAGAAATTTTCTAATGCTTCTAGatgtttcactgtgttcacCAGATGGTCTCCAAATGTGCTGCTTGATGCTGAGCAGGTAGCGTATGGAGGGTTTTCACAACTGTGAAATAGGGAAACAGCTGCCTGATGCTGCCTAAAACAACACGATGGGAGCAATAAAGTCAAACAGTCGACTTATTAAGCTTCATTTTGTTAAGCTGCACGTTTCACCTGTAGGTTTGTTGCTATGAGCAACCCTTTCTCTGTGGTTTGCCACATTATCAGTTACAcagttgtgaaaataaaaagcacctAAATATCGGGTCacaaaatatatgaaacattttaataaatgcaaaTGATCAATGATTGCTCtgatcagatattttttttcactaaaatGACACAGCTCCTTCTACCCACTCACAATTTAGCTGCTCAGGAGGACATTCATGGCAGAACAGACCATAGAGACTACATAGTATTAATTTAGTAAGTTTGACGTATGAAAGAAATCAttgatctttttaatttgtgattGATCTGCAGTGTTTGTCTTACAAACAGTGCAAACAGCTGCTGACCTAcagctgcaaaaaaataaaatagatataaCCTTCATAAAGGTCTCAGAACACAAACAGTCAATTACTAGATAGTAGTACTCCACTTTGAACGTTCTACTTGGGAACATtcggagagaaaaagaaatgcgCGCCCCGCCATATCCcgctattgtcctgcagttcctctttctgccacaagtCCCCGAGGGGGCAGCACCACTGCGTTCACGCAGCTGCAATACTCGTCTCCCCGTCgaattgttgtttgttgttgtcgcTATGAGCGTCTCAAAACTTCCGGCTtcctaccttggatactttactgtttatcatcgACGATATAGCAGAGATTAGTGAAGATTGTAGTAAATCGGGTGAAATGACGTGAAATTATCGTATAATTGACAACGACATAATTGGAAACGAAatgaatttgtattttattttattatgtgttgtttttatgtagtCAGGTTATCCCTCTGTAGCTAGCTAAATGATGTGGAACCAATAATCTTTGGGTGAGGTTTCTAGCCGGAAACATAAACTGACGCTAACGCGTGAATGTTTTGCTAATGTTTTGCTAATTATTGGTTGAGTTGACTgagaaatgatgaaacaaaacaggGTAATGAAACATAAAAGGGGCGTATCTAACtgttgatgaccaggaagtgacgtcaGCGGGTCATTCCCGTCAGTGTGGTGGAcaacctcagtggattaaagctgggtttagcctctacacccccgaGGATAACATTAATCCagtagaggtagagatgttaacgTTATATTTCGGtgctacagtattttatttgtcatgtgtcgtctttatgtcctgtaattgtttcctGTACTTAACTGAGCATGAGTATCCACCAATATTCCAAGTTTAAAGGAGTTCATTGTCAATGTCTTCTCTTTAAATCCAGTTTTATCAGTTGTAAAACCAGAACTTTTTATATGTTACAGCTGAATGCAATTCTACATGTGTTGGAAGTGGAACTGCAGTGGACGTACACTTGACCGCCAGGTACATCGAGGTGTTCATGATGCCATAGCCGTTGTCCCCCACGCAGGTATAGACGCCCTCCTGGGCCGGCGTCACGTCGTCCAGGGAAAGGGAGATGTTGGACGCGGTGTCCCACAGAAGCTCCTCATCTCCGAACATCCATGAGATCCTGGAAAGAGGGTTGCTGTCCACCTCGCAGTGCAGCGTCACCGAGCTGCCCTCCATCACCTCCGAGGACACGTTCACCCACACGGAGCGTGGGGAGTCTGCAGGAGCAGTGAGGAGGTTTGAGTTTAACAAGCAGAGGGAGATCAAACTAATGTTGGTGACCTGAGGCATGTCACGTTTATGTATGTTTGcagcatttgtttatttttatgtacttATTCTTATTTTACCTTTATTCAACCAGGTAGTCTTGTCAGAGAGAAGTACAAAGTACATTAATTTAGATCcacttatatatttattatagtaGTATATCAATATTACAATATATATAAATCTATATTGATGTAATAATATTAACTCtacattatcattattgtttgttagcattttAATTCTGTCATCTCTGTTTGAATGCTGTTGCTAGCACAGCCTCGTAGCACTGCTTAGATGGCTGTAAACTCAGGATTTAGTTAGATCCAAACACTAATAAATGGTTTTGCATGCTTGAGTTTTTGTTGCTGGATGCCCCAGAGCTAATATTTATAAAGTTGACTCTACAAAGAGTTCCCTCAACTTGAAAGAGGCTAACTTTGTGGTTGTTAATGAGGCCTTTTTTGAAAAGTACATGGTTGTGCTGCATGACATAAATACTAATGTTCAAGATCCTTTTTGGTTGTACAGATAGAGATGAAAAAGCATTAGTATTATTACTTCTTTTTCGTGTGGCTTTTTACTTACATTTGACGTCCAGAGAAATGAGCCTCTCATAGACCAGAGTGGTGTTTGGGTAGTAGACCCTGCATCCCAGGAGCTGCCCGTTGTGCATGGGTCGGGGTGTGAAGGTCAGGGTGCTGGAGAGTACCGCCGTGTTGCTGTCCTCCAGGTAGTCCGAGCTTAAATCTGGGTCGGGCAGGTAATCCGTGTACATCCACTGGATTTCCGGAGTCATGTCAGGGCAGTTGTTTGGAGCGTAGCATGTCAGCTCCAGACTCTCATCGCTCACTATCTCCTCAGGGACGTCGATGTTGGGCTGATCTGGTGGTCAGGAATCCAAACACATAACTGGGTTTTGCTCAGGAATAATAATAAGAcaaactttatttctaaaacagcattttatattttttctgaagTTGCATCTCAAGGTTAAACAGAATACTAGACCAAAGACACTAttctaatgaataaaacataaccTTAATAACATTAAATGAATTGAAAACGTGTATGAATGACAGAATACAAATATGAAAACTGGGAAGACAAGGTTACTGCAAATTAGAAGCCAGATTAAGTAAAAAGATCTTTAAAATGAATAACTGCCATTGAGTAGATTTCCAAAAAGGTGTTGAAGTGATTAAAGCCAAACACTAACATCTGtagaatattttataataagCTATAACCAGATTTCATGTTTCTGGGTTATTGATTACGTATTGATGTCCAGCCAACCCAGTGACTTACCCAGAACTTTGAGCTCGGCAAAGTCTGGGAATGTGTACATGTTTGCTCCACCGAGATCAGCCCGAAAGTAGTATCTCCCTGAGTGCTCTGAGCCGATGTTGTTGATGAGCAGAGTGCAGTTCCTCTGATGCAGGTCGCCCAGCAGCTTGGTCCGGCCCTTGTAGCTCTCATGGACGACGTCGGTACGTGATTTGAAAACAACCGGCGGGTAGAGTTGTGGGTACGGCTGGCCGTAGTACCAGATGCCGTGAACGCCCCGGTACGGCCTGATACCGGATGGATACACAAATGTGCAGGGGATGACCACACAGGAGTTTGTCATGGCTGAAATGTCTCGAGGTACCCAAACGTTCCATTGGCAACTGGCATCTGAGAGACATTTGGGTGAGATGTGATAATCCTGTTTAAGTGAGCGGTGAGGTTCAtgtgtgatgaggtgaagtggtACAGGACATCTTTACCATTGATGATCAACAGCAGTGGTAAGAGCAGCTCCAAACACCACATGGTCTCCACTCAGCGCTGGACCATAGACCTTTGGAACACATAAGATACTGGTAGTTAGAGTACATTCATTAACCAGGAGGGAAAAAAACCTGAACCTTCTCTCtgacttaagaaaaaaaaaaaattccaaacgTATTTTTAGTCTAAACATGTCTTAAAATCTCCAAAAGTGATATCGGCTGCTCtgaatacaaattaaaaagtgGATTTTTGGTTGAAATTGTAGCTTGGAGTAATATTCACAAGTGAATCCTATAAAACACAACCAAGTTAATCTGACCCCAACAAGTAATTCTGCTGTCATAATGTCATAACTCATCACAGGTGCCCCTGAATCAGTATTCTCAGCAGGGTCGACACCAACGATGAAGCAAAGCTCAGACAACACTGCAGCCAGGAGTGAGTGAACGATTCATTTGAAAAAGCATAAACACTAATCCTAACAAGAAAAGTACAGGAGACACAAATattgttcttgttttattaCTGATAttgagaggaaataaaaatttataaatTGGACAATATCAAGTTGTTTCTAATACAACACAGCCGATGCTGTTTAAACAGATGCTTTGATTGGATGGTGTGAAATGTGAAGACAGTTTGTTCATATCTTTTTGTGTGGTTTGATTTGTGGTTTTACCTCGAAACGCTGACGGttataaaaacagacagaagctCTGATGGACAGCTTTTCAGCAGCTCAGCTAGTGAGTGTTCACTCACACCTAGACAGCTTGATAGCCTTCttctctgttaaaaaaacaaaacagtgacatCATTATCAGGCGATGACATCAGAGCTGCAGTCAGTCACACAAACTCATCATCGGGCAGCACCTGTTTGCTGCCCCTCAGTAGAGTCACTCATTACAGCCGTCATACGTAAGCCCATCTCATGAATAGCAATCACTGTTGGCTGAGCTCTGACACGACACCACACATCATGTCATCAGTGGGTCTCTGGTACTATCTGTGTTCTAGGAATAAACCAGTTACTGAGAGGAAGAGGGTGTTATCGGATCCCCCATGTCTGTTTCTTTGCTTGATTACATACAAGATATTCTGAAAAGTTGTCAGTGAATTCAGGTGAATTTTTTGTAGAGGTTAATCTGGGTCCTCTGAAATCctgattcattttattattattatttcttattatattattatcttattattatttattgtctttttctgaacaaaattacaaatatgcTAAATAATGACAATCAAATACAGAAAATACTGGCAAGGAAAACTCCTGATGGTCCACAGTAGGAGCCAAATACAGATCACAATTTAATCATGAAAATAACATCATAATCTGGATCTGAGGGATAAATTGTGGACTTGGGAAGGGTCAATCTGTATAGGTTGTGGGTCACAGTACGGTAACAGACTTCAGAACATATCCAGGAATTCATTTTGTGTATATCTGAGAAAGCTTAGTTATATTTAGATGTAAAACAGATGCAGATCCACCATGATGCAAATGTTAGAACTAAGAGCCAGTTTCCATGGTGAGTAAATTAGGTGGTATTAAGTAATTTGACATGAGGCATTATGCTCACTGCACAGCGCCTGGGTGAGGTGATACGACAATTGATCTCCACAACCGCGATAGAAAATTGAAGAAGCACCCCTCTTACTCTTTTCAGACTGGCGGAAATGGTTGAAAGGCCTCTTATGTGAGGAAACTAGAATCTGATTGTTGAGGTTTTAGTGTCAGAGGTACAGTCTGTTCTCTCTAAGTGCTCTCTAGCTTCTGTTGCTAATTCTGTTCTTtccttcctctgtttttttATAGATCTCTGCTCTCAGTTTTCCATCCAAACAGATGAAacccctttttattttaaacttacaTGCTGTTGGTTAAGCTAGTGTCAGTTAGCATCAAATGCGAAGTTTAGTATCAGGCATCACTGATAGCAGTCAGTCATCAACGCATTGAGGTCATCATAAATaacatttgttgttatttatgatGTTTTCTTGTGGTGCTATGTGACTCTGCTTATAAACATACgaatgtgtttatttgaacACATTTCAACACACTGACAAGTCTTTGcttttcaaatttcaaaaatatgcaACAACCAAAGTgctatttaaataaaaggaACAGTGAGCTGCTAAAACAATGACTGGTAATTGTACAGAAGAAGTAGAGTTTATACTTGCAGCAGGACAGGCAGAGGATTGAGCCTCGTGCTGCAGCAGCCGGTGTGTGCAGATGGCAGGCCTACGAGTGGATTGTGTTCTAGAGCCTCGTGattaaaacatcacaacatcCCCCGGAGAATCCATGAGCAATATTTGCCTTGTTGGTAGAGAGatgttaaaaaaacccaaaaaacccccacaaataTTGATGGTGGTTTGTCGTTCAAAGAGATTGTCATGCAGGGTCAAGGCCAAAAGTCTCCAAATTTATGTATCTTCGAACACTTGAGGGATATTTACTTGTTAGCCACATCCCATTTTACTGCTCCTTGGAATGATAGCTGACAGCttgagggaaataaaaacaatcggGACACAACATTGTCGTCCCATTTTATCATTCACTTGTTGAATGTGAGTCAATCGTGACTCTTTTAGTCTCTACCAACTACTGAAGAACATATCTTAGTGGTGCCGTAGTCAtctataattatatttattagcCTTTTTCGGGGGATTTTAGATCTGTATGAATCTATAGATTCATATGAAATGAATGTTCAGTTTAACAGCTCCATCCCTCAGTAGTGCAGATGTTAAAATACTATGTTATATAAATAAGATGCcttatttatgtattatattGTTTTAAGTTTCCAAACCCTTATTTTAAGTTATTGATCATTTTCAGTCAGTATTCCCTCgtttatttgcgcttcaagtacactacattgcagatttctagtacagtactgtaggtagtcacgtgataccgcactcgcattctattggctgacagcatccgcgTGTGttcgctgcgttccgagactcacggaacttccgtgtattaaagaaacacttttcttcaatacaaaagtgtttaaaaCACTCTGTCAGAGTGTGGTAAAGGGTAAAACAGATAGGAAGTGGTTTAATatgagtatggggagggttcataaacattaaaattaccataaataataaaataagtagtTCGTCGCTATATCGCGTAAATTCGTTTTTCGCAGGCGGGCCTGGAACACAATAACctcgagtaacgagggattactct contains:
- the mag gene encoding myelin-associated glycoprotein isoform X5, giving the protein MWCLELLLPLLLIINDASCQWNVWVPRDISAMTNSCVVIPCTFVYPSGIRPYRGVHGIWYYGQPYPQLYPPVVFKSRTDVVHESYKGRTKLLGDLHQRNCTLLINNIGSEHSGRYYFRADLGGANMYTFPDFAELKVLDQPNIDVPEEIVSDESLELTCYAPNNCPDMTPEIQWMYTDYLPDPDLSSDYLEDSNTAVLSSTLTFTPRPMHNGQLLGCRVYYPNTTLVYERLISLDVKYSPRSVWVNVSSEVMEGSSVTLHCEVDSNPLSRISWMFGDEELLWDTASNISLSLDDVTPAQEGVYTCVGDNGYGIMNTSMYLAVKYPPREPAVNDSITVQEGTSLALHCSTQGSPAPTLTWLKDGELVGTITADELSVLEIVEITPQGDGQYRCLAENEHGKASSSLNITVEYAPVFLEESKCTVVREGVQCVCMATGNPEPTIEFYLPDLNVTINETDGRYNFYTHTDGHTSTGMIKLREKGERVDNGPAVNVHCSISNMHGRESVQLELQQEKKYMMAVIVGTIGGVAVIAFIIAAVRYVGHNNKNREKTGIINLWALWQDWRGKS